The Terriglobus roseus sequence TCGGCGAAGTCCTGCATCTGCGAAAGGCTTACCGCAGAATCATGACCGCCCGTGGCAGAGCGCGTGACGAACTGCCAGACTGAGATCAGGCACCCCAGCATCAGCACCCAGATCAAGACGGTCTTCACAGTGGAATTCAACGTTGCTACCTCTTCTCTCTCGGCCACGGCGCCATGGGTATGGCTGCGCTGCAGCCCGCTTCCCCGGATACACGTGTCCGCCATTCATTAGACGTCTGGACGAACCGGTTGTTTCAGGGGGAGGCCGGTGCAGAGCGGCGGACGGCCATCCGCCGCACATTCCATCAGATTCTACTCCCGGCAGCAAGGATACGGATGGGTCCGATTTCACTTTTGTCGTGTCGGGTGACATTGAAATGCGATGCTACGCAGTGCGGGACAGTCGCAGCTCCCGCAAGGATCGTTCCACACGCATACCGCCAGCGAAATCGAGCCTGCTATTAGGTTTTGAGGGAACGGTCGGGGCCGGCGCGGCATCCGCAGGAGCCAAACCCGCGAACTGGAGCAGCCTGAGGGTCTCGGCTGAGCCTAGCCGGACGCCCATCCTCTCGGCCGCCCCGCGCAGCAGGCGGCGGCGCGTGGGAAGATCGAGCGAACGCAGCCGTTCCAGCTCGAAGGCGACGGACTCCTCGCCGGGCTGCGTCCCGACAGATCGACCGCCACCGCGTACCGGCTTGCCGGGCAGGGCGAGCTGGGTCAGCAGCCGGGCGATCTCGGGCTGCCAGCGGGCGTGCTCCTCGCGGGCGAGTTGAGCCGTTGCGCTCAGCGTTGCGCCGATCGACGGATTGAACTCGCGCAGGAGTGGCATCAACTGGGCGCGGACCCGGTTGCGTGTGTGTTTGTCGGAGCTGTTGCTGCTGTCCTCACGCCACGTCTGGTCCTTATCCTGCAGGAACGAAACAACATGCGCCCGTGTAGCGTTCAGCAGCGGCCGGATGATGCGCCCCGACGCGCGGTCCACCACGGGCGAGATGCCGCCCAGGCCCTCGGTCCAGGCGCCTCGCAGCAGCTTCATCATGACTGTTTCGGCCTGGTCGTCCTCCGTGTGGGCGGTTGCGACTGCCGTCGCCGTACCTGCAGCCATCAGGCGATCAAAGAAGGCCAGCCGGGTGTTGCGTGCGGCCTCCTCCAGCGATTCGCGTTCCCCCTGCCGTGCGCGGGATGCCGCGTCCGCACTGGCGGGGTTGCCGGCCGTAACCTCTGCGTGCTCCACGTGCAGCGGTATGTCGAGCCGGGCGCAGAGTTCTCGCAGAAAAGCGAGGTCGCCGTCCGCCTCAGCGCCACGGATACCGTGGTGCAGGTGCGCTGCGGAGATGCCGATGCCGAACGCCGCAGCCTGCTCGTGCAGGGTCAATAGCAACGCCGTAGAGTCCGCGCCGCCGGACACCCCGACCGCAACGCGGTCGCCCGTGCGCAGGAGCGCGCGATTCACCGGCAAAGTTTCCTTCAAAGCCATCCCTCCATCCTAAGCGGGCTGCTAGGTTGGAGGAATGGTCACCATTCGCCACTCAACGATGGAGGATGTTGCGTTGATCGCAGCGCAGCGCCACAGCATGTTCCTGGATAACGAGTTCGCCACGGCGGACGAACTGGACACAATGAACGTGGCCTTCGAGCCATGGCTGCGCGAGCGCCTGGTCGATGGCCGGTATCTCGGCCTGTTTGCCGAGGAGAACGGAACCGTGCTGGCGGGCGCTGGCATCCTGTTTAACGACTTTCCGCCTCACTACCTGCACGTCGACGCGGGTCGGCCCTACTTGCTGAACTTCTACACGTCGCCCGAGGCTCGCGGCCGTGGCCTGGCAAAAGAACTGTTGAAGGCCTGCGTGGAAGAGTGCCGTGTCCGTGGATGCAAAGTGGTCACGCTGCACGCATCGCCGTTCGGACGTCCCATCTATGAGAAATTCGGATTTGAGCAGACGAACGAAATGATGCTGAAGCTGTAGCGGCAGACGCGGCGGTAGCGAGTCACGTGGCCTCTCGCGCGGCTGTGCTGCAAGGGAGTGACGATGCAGGACGA is a genomic window containing:
- the tilS gene encoding tRNA lysidine(34) synthetase TilS; translated protein: MALKETLPVNRALLRTGDRVAVGVSGGADSTALLLTLHEQAAAFGIGISAAHLHHGIRGAEADGDLAFLRELCARLDIPLHVEHAEVTAGNPASADAASRARQGERESLEEAARNTRLAFFDRLMAAGTATAVATAHTEDDQAETVMMKLLRGAWTEGLGGISPVVDRASGRIIRPLLNATRAHVVSFLQDKDQTWREDSSNSSDKHTRNRVRAQLMPLLREFNPSIGATLSATAQLAREEHARWQPEIARLLTQLALPGKPVRGGGRSVGTQPGEESVAFELERLRSLDLPTRRRLLRGAAERMGVRLGSAETLRLLQFAGLAPADAAPAPTVPSKPNSRLDFAGGMRVERSLRELRLSRTA
- a CDS encoding GNAT family N-acetyltransferase, with the protein product MVTIRHSTMEDVALIAAQRHSMFLDNEFATADELDTMNVAFEPWLRERLVDGRYLGLFAEENGTVLAGAGILFNDFPPHYLHVDAGRPYLLNFYTSPEARGRGLAKELLKACVEECRVRGCKVVTLHASPFGRPIYEKFGFEQTNEMMLKL